A region from the bacterium genome encodes:
- a CDS encoding phosphatidylglycerophosphatase A, with amino-acid sequence MNWVIRFLATGFFVGYSPFAPGTMGTLVAFLLYAILPTTIPFYWMLILCLIIGGTMISHQAENIIGEVDSPKIVIDEICGYFIAMAFLPKTLGLMVVGFIIYRLLDVIKVYPMKKLEMLAGGLGIMLDDVCAGIITNIILHIIHTL; translated from the coding sequence ATGAATTGGGTTATTAGATTTTTAGCGACAGGATTTTTTGTTGGCTATTCGCCATTTGCTCCAGGGACAATGGGAACACTGGTAGCATTTCTGCTTTATGCTATTTTACCTACAACCATTCCCTTCTACTGGATGCTCATTTTATGCTTAATTATTGGCGGAACAATGATTTCTCACCAGGCAGAAAATATCATAGGCGAAGTCGATTCTCCTAAAATAGTTATTGATGAGATATGTGGATACTTTATCGCTATGGCCTTTTTGCCCAAAACGCTTGGCTTGATGGTTGTAGGATTTATTATCTATCGGCTTCTGGATGTAATCAAGGTATATCCGATGAAGAAGTTAGAAATGCTTGCCGGAGGCCTAGGGATAATGCTTGATGATGTTTGTGCGGGCATAATAACTAATATTATTTTACACATAATTCACACACTATAA
- a CDS encoding MBL fold metallo-hydrolase, with the protein MLKIFTVGPMEANCYILYNPDKREGLIIDPGAEGSHLIKFIKQEKISINYIINTHGHPDHIGANRKIKEHTNAPILIHQYDAPMLAKSGSVLSLIFPVESSSPPADTFIKDGDLIECAGMKLKVLHTPGHTPGGISLLIDDSIFTGDTLFSGSIGRSDLPGGSPEVLLNSIKKILSLDENLIVYPGHGPATTVSQELHSNPFIT; encoded by the coding sequence ATGCTAAAGATATTCACAGTTGGCCCCATGGAGGCCAATTGTTATATTCTTTATAATCCTGATAAAAGAGAAGGATTGATTATTGACCCTGGTGCAGAAGGGTCGCATTTAATTAAATTTATTAAACAAGAAAAAATATCCATTAACTACATCATTAATACTCACGGACATCCAGACCACATAGGTGCCAACCGAAAGATCAAAGAGCATACTAATGCTCCAATCTTGATTCATCAATACGACGCTCCCATGCTTGCAAAAAGCGGGAGCGTTCTTTCTCTCATCTTTCCTGTAGAATCCTCCTCACCTCCGGCGGACACTTTCATAAAAGACGGGGATTTAATTGAATGTGCGGGAATGAAGTTGAAGGTTCTCCATACTCCCGGACATACGCCGGGAGGAATCTCTCTTTTGATAGATGATTCCATCTTTACTGGTGACACGCTGTTTTCAGGTTCGATTGGCCGAAGCGACTTGCCCGGCGGTTCTCCAGAGGTACTTTTAAATTCAATAAAGAAGATTTTGTCCTTGGATGAAAATTTAATTGTATACCCTGGACATGGTCCAGCGACCACCGTTAGTCAGGAACTCCACAGTAACCCCTTTATAACATGA
- the xerD gene encoding site-specific tyrosine recombinase XerD, protein MKNSELLDEFINYIDVEKGLSKNTKLAYHRDLSQYLAYLEENRKIATRITHSDLMEFLLIKRRYLSPSSLARVITSIKMFHRFLVSDNYCKMDPTQNLDSPHLGMRLPKVLTFAEVETLLNVPPDTPVGIRDKAMMELLYATGMRVSEIINLKLEDVNLRLGYLRCLGKRGKERIVPVGSEAIKFINIYLKKVRSAHKALSKPSARQPKSLFLNPSGRKLSRVGFWKIIKRYAILSGITKEITPHTLRHSFATHLLERGADLRSIQEMLGHENISTTQIYTHLTRERLKDLHKKFHPRG, encoded by the coding sequence ATGAAAAATTCCGAGCTTCTTGACGAATTTATCAACTACATAGATGTGGAAAAAGGTCTGTCAAAAAATACAAAGTTGGCTTACCACAGAGACCTCTCGCAGTATCTCGCATATTTGGAAGAGAATCGCAAAATTGCCACTCGCATCACCCATAGTGACCTTATGGAGTTCTTACTGATTAAAAGGAGATATCTATCGCCTTCCTCGTTAGCCAGGGTAATAACTTCAATTAAGATGTTTCATCGTTTCCTAGTATCAGATAACTATTGTAAAATGGATCCCACTCAGAACTTAGATTCCCCGCACCTCGGCATGAGACTACCCAAAGTGTTGACTTTTGCCGAAGTGGAAACATTGCTCAACGTTCCTCCTGATACCCCTGTAGGAATCAGAGACAAGGCAATGATGGAACTTCTCTATGCCACGGGAATGAGGGTCTCAGAAATTATCAATCTTAAACTGGAAGACGTTAATCTTAGATTGGGCTATTTGCGTTGCCTTGGCAAACGGGGGAAAGAGCGCATTGTTCCCGTCGGTTCTGAGGCGATTAAGTTCATAAACATCTATCTGAAAAAGGTAAGGTCTGCCCATAAAGCACTCTCCAAACCGTCTGCACGGCAGCCGAAGAGTCTCTTTTTAAATCCCTCAGGCAGAAAACTTTCTCGTGTGGGATTCTGGAAGATAATTAAGAGATACGCTATTCTTTCCGGAATAACTAAAGAGATAACACCCCACACCTTGAGGCACTCTTTTGCCACCCATCTCTTAGAACGGGGTGCTGATCTGCGTTCAATTCAGGAGATGTTGGGACATGAAAATATCTCCACCACCCAGATATATACCCACCTAACCCGCGAACGTTTGAAAGACCTCCACAAAAAATTCCATCCTCGGGGTTAA
- the recA gene encoding recombinase RecA — MGKDEKVKALEAAVSQIEKQFGKGTIMRLGDEAYKGEVGVIPTGSLALDVALGVGGVPRGRVVEIFGPEGGGKTTLSLQIIANAQRMGGTAAFVDAEHAMDPAYAGKLGVDIENLLISQPDNGEQALEITETLVRSGAIDVIVIDSVAALVPRAEIEGQMGDAQMGLQARLMSQALRKLTSCISKSNTSVIFINQIREKIGVMFGNPETTPGGRALKFYSSVRLDIRRIGAIKAGEVHIGNRIRVKVAKNKVAPPFRKAEFDMMYNEGISREGSILDVALENNLIEKSGTWFSYKRNRIGQGRENAKSYLKENPEITQEIDNILREKLLSSKEES; from the coding sequence ATGGGAAAAGATGAGAAAGTAAAAGCTTTGGAGGCAGCAGTATCCCAGATTGAAAAACAGTTCGGGAAAGGAACAATAATGAGGTTGGGTGATGAGGCTTATAAGGGGGAAGTGGGAGTGATTCCCACTGGCTCCCTAGCATTAGATGTAGCTTTAGGGGTGGGAGGAGTGCCTAGAGGAAGAGTGGTGGAAATCTTCGGTCCGGAAGGGGGAGGAAAAACCACTCTCTCTCTCCAGATAATTGCCAATGCTCAAAGAATGGGAGGGACAGCTGCTTTCGTAGATGCCGAGCACGCCATGGACCCAGCCTATGCCGGCAAGTTGGGAGTGGACATCGAAAACCTCCTAATTTCCCAGCCCGATAACGGCGAGCAGGCTCTGGAGATTACTGAGACTCTGGTTCGTAGCGGAGCTATCGATGTAATTGTAATTGATAGTGTAGCTGCTCTGGTGCCCAGGGCAGAAATCGAGGGTCAAATGGGCGACGCGCAGATGGGCTTACAGGCCAGGTTGATGTCCCAGGCTCTCAGGAAACTTACCTCTTGTATATCTAAATCTAATACCAGTGTAATCTTTATTAATCAAATAAGAGAAAAGATAGGTGTGATGTTTGGCAATCCAGAGACGACTCCAGGAGGAAGAGCATTGAAGTTCTATTCTTCTGTTAGACTGGACATTCGTCGTATAGGCGCTATTAAGGCGGGAGAGGTACATATAGGTAACCGCATAAGAGTTAAGGTAGCCAAAAATAAGGTGGCTCCACCTTTCCGGAAGGCAGAGTTCGATATGATGTATAATGAGGGTATCTCCAGAGAAGGTTCCATTTTGGATGTTGCGCTGGAAAATAACCTGATTGAGAAGAGTGGAACCTGGTTTTCTTACAAAAGAAACAGAATCGGACAGGGAAGAGAAAATGCCAAGTCTTACCTGAAGGAAAACCCAGAAATCACCCAGGAAATCGATAACATTCTAAGAGAAAAGCTACTTAGCTCGAAAGAAGAATCTTAA